Proteins encoded by one window of Asterias rubens chromosome 18, eAstRub1.3, whole genome shotgun sequence:
- the LOC117302343 gene encoding gamma-aminobutyric acid receptor-associated protein: MTMKWVYKEEHPFEKRRQEGEKIRRKYPDRVPVIVEKAAKARIGDLDKKKYLVPSDLTVGQFYFLIRKRIQLRPEDALFFFVNNVIPPTSATMGQLYQDHHEEDFFLYIAYSDESVYGA; the protein is encoded by the exons ATGACTATGAAGTGGGTTTACAAAGAAGAGCATCCTTTTGAGAAAAGGAGACAAGAGGGCGAAAAAATCCGCAGAAAATATCCGGACAGAGTACCT GTGATTGTAGAAAAGGCAGCCAAGGCACGTATTGGAGATCTGGACAAGAAGAAGTACCTGGTACCCTCAGATTTAACAG TTGGACAGTTCTATTTTCTGATCAGAAAACGGATTCAGCTACGCCCTGAGGATGCACTGTTCTTCTTTGTCAACAATGTAATTCCTCCAACAAGCGCCACCATGGGTCAACTTTATCAG GATCACCATGAAGAGGACTTCTTTCTGTACATTGCCTACAGTGACGAGAGTGTTTATGGAGCCTAG